A stretch of Leishmania infantum JPCM5 genome chromosome 19 DNA encodes these proteins:
- a CDS encoding inosine-5'-monophosphate dehydrogenase, whose amino-acid sequence MATNNANYRIKTIKDGCTAEELFRGDGLTYNDFIILPGFIDFGAADVNISGQFTKRIRLHIPIVSSPMDTITENEMAKTMALMGGVGVLHNNCTVERQVEMVKSVKAYRNGFISKPKSVPPNTPISNIIRIKEEKGISGILVTENGDPHGKLLGIVCTKDIDYVKNKDTPVSAVMTRREKMTVERAPIQLEEAMDVLNRSRYGYLPIVNENDEVVNLCSRRDAVRARDYPHSTLDKSGRLICAAATSTRPEDKRRVAALADVGVDVLVLDSSQGNTIYQIAFIKWVKSTYPHLEVVAGNVVTQDQAKNLIDAGADGIRIGMGSGSICITQEVLACGRPQGTAVYKVAQYCASRGVPCTADGGLRQVGDICKALAIGANCAMLGGMLSGTTETPGEYFFKGGVRLKVYRGMGSLEAMSQGKESGKRYLSENEAVQVAQGVSGNVVDKGSAAKLIAYVSKGLQQSAQDIGEISFDAIREKMYAGQVLFSRRSPTAQGEGGVHSLHSYEKKLFAAKM is encoded by the coding sequence ATGGCGACCAACAACGCGAACTACCGCATCAAGACCATCAAGGATGGCTGCACCGCCGAGGAGTTGTTCCGGGGCGATGGACTGACGTACAACGACTTTATTATTCTGCCAGGCTTCATCGACTTTGGCGCTGCCGATGTGAACATCTCCGGCCAGTTCACGAAGCGCATCCGCCTCCACATCCCGATCGTGTCGTCGCCGATGGACACCATTACGGAGAACGAGATGGCGAAGACAATGGCACTTATGGGCGGCGTCGGTGTGCTGCACAACAACTGCACGGTGGAGCGGCAAGTGGAGATGGTGAAGTCGGTGAAGGCGTACCGCAACGGATTCATCTCCAAGCCCAAGTCGGTGCCTCCGAACACTCCCATCAGCAACATCATCCGTATCAAGGAGGAAAAGGGCATCAGCGGCATTCTTGTGACGGAGAACGGCGACCCGCACGGCAAGCTGCTTGGCATCGTGTGCACGAAGGATATAGACTACGTAAAGAACAAGGACACGCCGGTATCGGCGGTTATGACGCGACGTGAGAAGATGACGGTGGAGCGTGCACCGATTCAGCTGGAAGAGGCAATGGACGTGCTGAACCGCAGCCGCTACGGCTACCTGCCTATCGTGAACGAGAACGACGAGGTTGTCAATCTCTGCTCCCGTCGCGATGCTGTCCGCGCGCGTGACTACCCGCACAGCACACTGGACAAGAGCGGTCGACTCATCTGCGCTGCCGCAACCTCAACGCGCCCGGAGGACAAGCGGCGAGTGGCAGCTCTGGCGGATGTCGGCGTTGATGTTCTGGTTCTGGACAGTTCTCAGGGCAACACGATCTACCAGATCGCCTTCATCAAGTGGGTCAAGTCGACCTATCCGCACctcgaggtggtggcgggaaATGTGGTGACGCAAGATCAGGCCAAGAACCTCATCGATGCCGGCGCGGACGGTATTCGCATCGGcatgggcagcggcagcatctgCATCACGCAGGAGGTTCTAGCTTGCGGTCGTCCTCAGGGTACGGCGGTGTACAAGGTGGCACAGTACTGCGCGTCCCGCGGCGTTCCGTGCACTGCTGACGGCGGCCTTCGCCAGGTCGGCGACATCTGCAAGGCGCTTGCCATCGGTGCCAACTGCGCGATGCTCGGCGGCATGTTGAGTGGCACAACTGAGACGCCTGGCGAGTACTTCTTCAAGGGCGGCGTGCGCCTGAAGGTGTACCGCGGCATGGGGAGCCTGGAGGCGATGAGCCAGGGCAAGGAATCCGGCAAGCGCTACCTCTCCGAGAACGAGGCGGTACAGGTTGCACAGGGCGTGTCTGGCAACGTCGTGGACAAGGGCTCTGCCGCGAAGCTCATTGCCTACGTCTCGAAAGGGCTCCAGCAGTCGGCGCAGGACATCGGCGAGATCAGCTTCGACGCGATTCGCGAGAAGATGTACGCCGGCCAGGTGCTTTTCAGTCGCCGCTCCCCCACGGCCCAGGGCGAGGGGGGCGTGCACTCGCTTCACAGCTACGAGAAGAAGTTGTTTGCAGCCAAGATGTAG
- a CDS encoding choline/Carnitine o-acyltransferase-like protein, translating to MAEAFLSQRPHPANQTRDAGSSVMQMRVSWTCNGLDIHVPPLRYIWRGVHRSIVDNIDKVSAMVYPIPFSCVVACAAGSCVCVWYVPQTSWVHTNPASTWLRYFDSIVTPLSRYLPPSFQAPVLCAKAWAVTLAAATVLHRFALRRLLQYKGWMLERNPQKPSWRTRVWSLVMRAFFTRPSIPKTRVYGSCLPSVPLPSLQQTVSSYLSSMRSLYHQKDSDVNEWLELRRSAESFLLNEGPSLQMYLRLQNVMGHSYVPELWTRNVFLAARDSLCLHSNFYTVPFATHLPTPLPEARAAVLIYLMTRLKGHIERRTLCPNFIGPRDCVPLSMDQYSMAFNTTRIPGREVDVLEHRGERENSYLVILHRGRIYQMPVIDPQTGRQLTPHQLEVVLHQLLLEVEEEVSTGRDESEEDDAEDTLETLGKKRSYRVVEALLPALTTASRAQWADVRTSYLLHDSNNNGPLRIIEKALFVVSFDERCGMAVPSKASSAVDEVKRLSMDCAHYLCGNGSNLWCDKSFNLVVRSDGHVGLHVEHSWSDMSTFLGFFEHVSAQEESADLWYDTESGHAKKLPEDKRRAKPFRAPNIDNPLCPKRLRFTIHKKLAAAIRRAHTEFLLNTSSQVDLHVVRYSEYGREVPKSMGCSPDAWVQMAIQLAHYIDQGGHFSLVYESVPQRMFAKGRTEAVRSVTDVSSTFVKAMASTGGEDEAMSAEEKRALLIDACANHQRAVQEAVAGGGVDRHLFALFMASASQETPSDFLTAALRKTKWKVSSAQAHQRNLLDRLHPAGGGSCYHETPGFGFGPVSPDGYGISYCFCANEVLYVTITSYKNCDATSSRTLGNHMTRALDMLGALSASGRDDSAPR from the coding sequence ATGGCAGAGGCGTTCTTGAGTCAGCGGCCGCACCCGGCGAACCAGACGAGGGACGCGGGGTCTTCTGTAATGCAGATGCGCGTTTCGTGGACGTGCAACGGCCTGGATATCCACGTCCCACCTCTGCGGTATATTTGGCGTGGCGTGCACCGTTCCATCGTGGACAACATCGACAAAGTTTCCGCAATGGTGTACCCCATCCCCTTCTCGTGCGTGGTCGCCTGCGCTGCCGggtcgtgcgtgtgtgtgtggtatGTACCGCAGACGTCCTGGGTGCACACCAACCCAGCCAGCACGTGGCTGCGCTACTTCGACTCCATTGTGACACCGCTCTCGCGGTACCTCCCCCCGTCCTTTCAGGCACCCGTGCTCTGCGCAAAGGCGTGGGCCGTCAcgctcgccgcggcgacggtgctgcaccgcttcgCCTTGCGCAGGCTGCTGCAGTACAAGGGATGGATGCTGGAGAGAAACCCCCAAAAGCCGtcgtggcgcacgcgcgtgtggtCGCTGGTCATGCGCGCCTTTTTCACTCGCCCGTCCATCCCAAAGACAAGAGTGTACGGGAGCTGCCTTCCCAGCGTAccgctgccctcgctgcagcagacggTGAGCAGCTACCTCTCCAGCATGCGTTCCCTTTACCATCAAAAGGACAGCGACGTAAACGAGTggctggagctgcgccggTCCGCTGAGTCCTTCCTGCTCAACGAAGGTCCATCACTGCAGATGTACCTGCGACTGCAGAATGTGATGGGCCACAGCTACGTCCCTGAGTTGTGGACCCGAAACGTCTTCCTTGCCGCGCGCGACTCGCTGTGTCTGCACTCGAACTTTTACACCGTTCCTTTTGCGACGCACCtgcccacccctctccccgaggcgcgcgcagcggtgcttATTTACCTAATGACGCGGCTCAAGGGTCACATTGAGCGCCGTACATTGTGCCCCAACTTCATTGGACCTCGTGATTGTGTGCCCCTGTCCATGGACCAGTACTCGATGGCGTTTAACACAACTCGCATTCCCGGACGTGAGGTAGACGTCCTCGAGCATCGTGGAGAGCGGGAGAACAGCTACCTCGTCATTCTACACCGTGGCCGCATTTATCAAATGCCAGTCATTGACCCACAGACGGGGCGCCAGCTCACCCCGCATCagctggaggtggtgctgcaccagctgctcttggaggtggaggaggaggtgagcaCCGGCCGCGACGAGTctgaggaggacgacgcggaggaCACGCTGGAGACGCTCGGGAAGAAGCGCTCATACCGCGTagtggaggcgctgctgcctgccCTGACCACCGCATCCCGTGCGCAGTGGGCCGACGTGCGTACTAGCTATCTGCTTCACGACTCCAACAACAACGGCCCCTTGCGCATAATCGAGAAGGCGTTATTCGTGGTCAGCTTCGATGAGCGATGTGGGATGGCAGTGCCTTCAAAGGCGAGCTCGGCCGTGGACGAGGTGAAGCGCCTCTCCATGGACTGCGCTCACTATCTCTGCGGCAACGGCTCCAACCTGTGGTGTGACAAGAGCTTCAATCTCGTCGTCCGCTCTGACGGGCATGTTGGCCTGCACGTGGAGCACTCGTGGAGCGACATGTCCACGTTTCTCGGGTTCTTCGAGCACGTGTCTGCGCAGGAGGAGTCTGCCGATCTCTGGTACGACACGGAAAGCGGACACGCAAAGAAGCTGCCCGAGGACAAGCGTCGTGCCAAGCCGTTCCGTGCCCCCAACATCGACAACCCGCTGTGCCcgaagcggctgcgcttCACCATCCACAAAAAGCTGGCTGCTGCTATTCGCCGGGCGCACACAGAGTTCCTCCTCAACACCAGCTCGCAGGTGGACCTCCACGTCGTGCGGTACAGCGAGTACGGCCGTGAAGTCCCCAAGAGCATGGGATGCAGTCCCGACGCGTGGGTCCAAATGGCTATTCAGCTCGCCCATTACATTGATCAGGGAGGGCACTTCAGCCTCGTGTACGAGtctgtgccgcagcgcatgTTTGCGAAGGGTaggacggaggcggtgcgcagtGTTACTGACGTGAGTAGCACCTTCGTGAAGGCGATGGCCTCCACTGGAGGTGAGGATGAGGCTATGTCTGCAGAGGAGAAGCGAGCACTGTTGATCGACGCCTGCGCCAATCACCAGCGCGCCGTGCAGGAGGCTGTGGCGGGAGGTGGGGTGGACAGGCATCTCTTCGCGCTGTTCATGGCGAGCGCTAGCCAGGAGACACCTTCCGACTTCCTTACCGCCGCCCTTCGCAAGACGAAGTGGAAAGTGAGCAGCGCTCAGGCCCATCAACGCAACCTGCTCGATCGACTCCACCCcgcaggtggcggcagctgtTATCACGAGACGCCTGGGTTTGGCTTTGGCCCTGTATCCCCCGATGGCTACGGTATCTCCTACTGTTTCTGTGCCAACGAGGTGCTCTACGTCACTATCACATCCTACAAGAACTGCGACGCCACGTCGTCGCGCACCCTCGGCAACCACATGACGAGGGCTCTCGACATGCTGGGCGCGCTCAGCGCGTCTGGTCGCGACGACTCAGCACCGCGCTGA